In the Pseudonocardia sediminis genome, CTCGGTGGTGCGGACGGCCGGACGCTGTTCCTGTGCGTCGCGCCGAACTTCTTCGAGCACGAGCGGCGCGAGACACGGGACGCGAAGCTGCTCAGCGTGCAGGTCACCGTCCCGGCGAAGGAGTCCTGACGTGCCCAAGCTCGACGAGGACGAGTGCCGGCGGCGGGTGGACGGCGAGCGCGTCGCCCGGCTGGCCACGATCCGCAACACCGACGGCACACCCAGGCTGGTGCCCTGCACCTTCGCCGTCGTCGACGGCCTGTTCTGCTCGGCGGTGGACAAGATCAAGCCCAAGAGCGACAAGCGGCTGGCCCGCCTGCGCGACGTCGACGCCGACCCGCGGGCCGCGCTGATCGTCGACCGCTGGGACGAGGACTGGTCGCAGCTGTGGTGGGTGCGCGTCGACGGGACCATGGCCGAGCACTCCTCCGGCGAGTTCCGGGACCGTGCGCTCGACGCGCTCGTCGCGAAGTACGAGCCCTACCATCGGGAACGTCCGGACGGCCCGGTCACGGTCCTCACCCCGACCAGCTGGACCGGCTGGACCGCGTCCTGAGCGGGTCGTGAGCGGATATCGCTGCCCGGGCAGCGACATCCGCTCACGGCAGGCCGGAGAGGAAACCGAGCAGCGCCGAGGCGGTCTCGTCGGGCATCTCCAGGTGCGGGGAGTGTCCGCAGGCCAGCTCGACGAGCGTGACCGGGCCGGAGGAGTGGTCGCGGACGCCCTCGACGTGGGCGGCGGTGCCGTACGGATCGTCGTCGCCCTGGATGCCGAGGGCGGGCGCGGTGATCCCGGAGAGCTCGCCGCGGATGTCCCAGTCGGCGAACCCGGGGGAGAGCCAGACGTCGTTCCAGCTCCAGAACGTCACGTCGGGGTCGCGGTGGTGCTTCGCCATCCGGGTGCGCAGCGCGCCGTCGGTGTAGGCGGTGCGGGCGGCGGTGATCCCGTCGAGCCCGATCGGCTCGGCGAACACGTGCGGTGCCATCACGGCTACGCCGGACACGTCGTGGCGGGCGGCCGCGAGCAGGGCGATCGTGGCGCCGTCGCTGTGCCCGACGAGGATCGGGCGCTCCATGCGCAGGGCCGTGCAGAGCGCAGGGACGACGTCCGACGCCTCCTCGGACATGAACGACGGCTCGCGCTTCGAGGACGGGAGGTCGGAGAACCCGTGCCCGAGGCGGGAGTAGGCCACCGCGCGCCGGCCGGTCGCCTCGGCGATCCGCCGGTGGAACCCCCGCCACAGCCCCACCGAGCCGAGGCCCTCGTGCAGGAACAGCAGTGCGGCCCGTCCGGGGTCGCCGGGGACGTCGTCGTACTCGACGCGGCCCCCGCCCACGTCGAGCATCGGCAGCGGTGTGGGCAGGGTCGGCACGCCCGTGATCGTAGGCCGGGTGCCGTCACCCGAGCAGGGCGACGAGCTTCTTCG is a window encoding:
- a CDS encoding TIGR03668 family PPOX class F420-dependent oxidoreductase; this translates as MPKLDEDECRRRVDGERVARLATIRNTDGTPRLVPCTFAVVDGLFCSAVDKIKPKSDKRLARLRDVDADPRAALIVDRWDEDWSQLWWVRVDGTMAEHSSGEFRDRALDALVAKYEPYHRERPDGPVTVLTPTSWTGWTAS
- a CDS encoding alpha/beta fold hydrolase, whose protein sequence is MPTLPTPLPMLDVGGGRVEYDDVPGDPGRAALLFLHEGLGSVGLWRGFHRRIAEATGRRAVAYSRLGHGFSDLPSSKREPSFMSEEASDVVPALCTALRMERPILVGHSDGATIALLAAARHDVSGVAVMAPHVFAEPIGLDGITAARTAYTDGALRTRMAKHHRDPDVTFWSWNDVWLSPGFADWDIRGELSGITAPALGIQGDDDPYGTAAHVEGVRDHSSGPVTLVELACGHSPHLEMPDETASALLGFLSGLP